GCGACCGGCGACGAGATCACATTGACCGGCTACAGGGTGGTCCTGCGCGAAAGCACAGGCCGCAGCGCCACCTTATAGCTGTCAGAAGGCGATCTGCACTTTCATCGATTTGCTGCGGTCACCTGCCAGCTCGAAGGCGGCAACGGCCTCATCGATTGCAAAAACGCCTGTCAGCAGCGGTTTCAGATCGACGCGGCGCGCGTTGATCAGCTCGACGGCGAGCGCGAATTCCTCGTGAAAACGGAACGTCCCGCGCATCTCGATTTCTTTGGCGACGATCATGTTCTGTGGGATGGAGACATCACCGCCGAGGCCCAGCTGCACCAGAACGGCGCGGGGCTTCAGCGTTTCCAGGCCGGCGCGCACGGCCCGCTCATTGCCTGACGCCTCGAACATGACGTCGAAGTATCCCTTTTCGGCGCTGTAAGTCGCAAGGTCGGAAGCATGGGTGGCAACATTGATCGTTCGATCCGCGCCGCTGGTGCGGGCGATGGTCAGAACGCTATCGGTCACGTCAGTTGCGACGATTTCGCGGGCGCCGAGAACGCGTGCCGTAACGATTGCCAACATCCCGATCGGGCCGCAGCCGGTGACGAGTACCCGTTTGCCCAACAGCGATCCGGCGCGGTTTGCTGCATGCAAAGTTACGGCAAAGGGTTCGGCAAACGCGGCTTCGTGAATGGAAATGCCCTCGGTGACCTTGTGGCATTGCCAGCGCTCCGCCACCAACCGCTGACGAAAACCGCCCTGAATATGCGGCATTGGCATGGCGCTGCCATAAAACCGCATGTTGAGGCAGTGGTTTTGCTGTCCCTTCAGGCAATATTGGCAATGGTTGCACGGCCGGCTCGGGGAAACCGCAACACGGTCTCCCACGGCAAGATCGGCAACGCCGGCGCCCAGTGCCTTGACCGTCCCGGCAATCTCATGGCCGAGGATCATCGGTTCGCGCAGGCGAACGGTGCCAAAACCGCCGTGATTATAATAGTGCAGGTCGGAACCGCAGATGCCGCCGGCTTCGATGGCAATCTCAACCTGCCCCGCGCCTGCAACCTCCGGCTCGCGCTCTTCGATCCTGAGATCCTTGGCGGCATGAATGACGATGGCTTTCATATCGAAACCCTCACACGACGGGAGTTGGAAGTGCGCGACCGGCAAAATGCGCAGCGAGATTGTCTCTGACCAGTTGGCCCATGGCCTTGCGTGTCTCGACGGTACCGGAGCCATGATGGGGCTGCAACACCACGTTTTGGAGCGCCAGGAAACGCGCATCGATCTTGGGTTCGTTCAGGAAGACATCGAGGCCTGCAGACTGAATGCTACGGTCTTGCAGTGCGGCGATCAGCGCTTCTTCGTCGACGGTCGTCCCGCGCGAAACATTGATCAAAATGCCGTTGGGGCCGAGGGCTTTGAGCACATCCGCATTGACGATCTTCACCGTCGCCGCTCCTCCCGGAACGATGACGATCAGAAAATCGGCCCAATCCGCAAGCGCCAACAGCTCGGGCTGGTAGGTATAGGCGACATCCGTGTGCTCGTGGCGGGCGAAATAGGCGATGTTGCAGCCGAAACCGGCAGTCCTTTTGGCGATTGCCTTGCCGATCCGGCCCATGCCGACGATCCCGACCTTCTTGCCCGAGACGCGCGTCACCAGCGGCATGGCGACACTGCCCCATTGGCCGGAGCGGACGAAAACGTCGGCCTGCGGAACCTGTCTCGCCGTGGCAAGCAGCAGCCCGATGGCGATGTCGGCGACATCTTCGGTGAGCACATCGGGGGTATTGGTCACGCGAATGTCATTGGCGCGGGCATAAGACAGGTCGATCGCGTCGGTG
The Rhizobium leguminosarum DNA segment above includes these coding regions:
- a CDS encoding 2-hydroxyacid dehydrogenase — its product is MPEVEILMTGAYPEWDMVDLEATYRVHRLWEAADRQELIARVGKDIRAIATRGELGASAELMKQLPKLEIVSCYGVGTDAIDLSYARANDIRVTNTPDVLTEDVADIAIGLLLATARQVPQADVFVRSGQWGSVAMPLVTRVSGKKVGIVGMGRIGKAIAKRTAGFGCNIAYFARHEHTDVAYTYQPELLALADWADFLIVIVPGGAATVKIVNADVLKALGPNGILINVSRGTTVDEEALIAALQDRSIQSAGLDVFLNEPKIDARFLALQNVVLQPHHGSGTVETRKAMGQLVRDNLAAHFAGRALPTPVV
- a CDS encoding L-idonate 5-dehydrogenase; translation: MKAIVIHAAKDLRIEEREPEVAGAGQVEIAIEAGGICGSDLHYYNHGGFGTVRLREPMILGHEIAGTVKALGAGVADLAVGDRVAVSPSRPCNHCQYCLKGQQNHCLNMRFYGSAMPMPHIQGGFRQRLVAERWQCHKVTEGISIHEAAFAEPFAVTLHAANRAGSLLGKRVLVTGCGPIGMLAIVTARVLGAREIVATDVTDSVLTIARTSGADRTINVATHASDLATYSAEKGYFDVMFEASGNERAVRAGLETLKPRAVLVQLGLGGDVSIPQNMIVAKEIEMRGTFRFHEEFALAVELINARRVDLKPLLTGVFAIDEAVAAFELAGDRSKSMKVQIAF